A portion of the Manihot esculenta cultivar AM560-2 chromosome 2, M.esculenta_v8, whole genome shotgun sequence genome contains these proteins:
- the LOC110610174 gene encoding probable WRKY transcription factor 43 — MDNGETTPMLTVDDVLKLNPLLPSTSMLPPMATDQLGHDSHLGSDIDWISLLSGSFELGDQNPSPSKARYGENVGTKKKKGGRTKKATPARIAFHTRSADDILDDGYRWRKYGQKAVKNSTHQRSYYRCTQHTCNVKKQIQRLSKDSSIVVTTYEGIHNHPSEKVMESLSPLLRQLQFLSRI; from the exons ATGGATAATGGAGAAACGACACCAATGCTGACTGTAGACGATGTTTTAAAACTCAATCCCTTACTTCCATCAACTTCAATGCTTCCTCCGATGGCAACTGACCAACTTGGACATGACTCTCATTTAGGTTCTGATATTGATTGGATTAGCCTCCTCTCGGGTTCCTTCGAACTTGGTGATCAAAATCCGTCACCGTCAAAGGCCAGATATGGTGAGAACGTAGGCACAAAAAAGAAGAAGGGTGGCAGGACCAAGAAAGCTACACCAGCGAGAATTGCATTTCATACCAGGAGTGCAGATGATATTCTTGATGACGGATATAGGTGGCGAAAATATGGACAGAAGGCTGTGAAAAACAGCACCCACCAAAG GAGCTACTACCGCTGCACGCAACATACCTGCAATGTAAAGAAACAGATACAGAGGTTGTCAAAAGATTCAAGCATCGTAGTGACAACGTATGAGGGGATTCATAACCATCCCTCCGAGAAAGTAATGGAGAGCTTAAGCCCCCTTCTAAGGCAGTTGCAGTTCCTATCTAGAATTTGA